Within the Miscanthus floridulus cultivar M001 chromosome 2, ASM1932011v1, whole genome shotgun sequence genome, the region gaagggaaagaacactgttaggccctggcatcttaagcaataggtatggataatgcggtattgccatgaattttgctagtactAGGCGcctgaggattgcgtgatatgatgaatcgaagtctgtaacttcaaatttgatgaactctataTGGTAGTTTGAGGaagttccaaaagtaaccggtagagtgatttgcccaagtggcatggccgccttgtcgggtactatcccataaaaaggggtgcttgttggtgtaatcatcctggtgagttgtagtcccatcttccttagtgtttctgaaaatatgatgttgagtccatctccctcatcgattagtacttttgtgacagtcataccggcgatagttggatctagaaccagtgggtaatggcctgcatttcctacgctagtccattggtcttctcttgaaaactggattgggtactgtgaccaattgagatatcttggagtagccggttccgctgccatgatggttcatagagctagcttttcttgatgtttgcttctagaatctagggccccagcaaagattactactactgtccccctagatttttggaatcctttgtcttcgtggttgtcttcatcttttttcggATTGccttctttattgttccccttactatcttttctcgtgtatcgatctttgaaggtgtagcactcTCCGATTGTATGATTTGATTTAGGGTGCCAGATAcactgcatgttttcaatgttgtcatacctcctgggtttggaaaacttccttgcttTGTCAGTTgtcgctacggtgttgtctggtccacgctttctttcctgatgtctattgtttcaatgatttcgcttgtccgggttgtcttggttgtttctatctgggaacctttctcgcgtcttctcctctgcagtaatcattctttccactgtgcgtctgaattcttcattgtttctcggggtTTCTTTGCAAAAatcctaaaattgccacctagccatgatttcgtgagagaaagcttcaattacttctcattcggtgatgtcatgtacctAATcgcgtagttcgccaaatcgtcgatagtaatttctaagacttttgcgtcttttctgcttgagtccttttaattctacgtgggtgatggggtgcataATGATACCTGCAAAATTTTTATAGAAagatctttgcaagtcttcccaatttctgattgaccctggattcaatttgtcaaaccattggaggggcatggtttctagggccattgggaagaataaggtcttgatgtcatcgtctcctctggctagttcgATTAATTGTGAGTAGATCctaagccattgccttggtttggtcttgccatcatatttagagtggttggacggcttgaacttatgaggtagtcatattgaagcgagtctgttcgcaaaacaggggaatctatcgtacGCTCTGacttctttgtattctgattcaccacctccttctagccaattGTCGTCTTGTTGAGAGTAGTTCTACGTGGCTGTCTGAATGGGTactttgcttctgatctttcttggttgttcgactcggtggTTTTGACTATGGTCTCTTCTACTTtccccgttgtgacttccacttggtccaagtctctcgaaagcggactttctttgattttgatcttcatgTGCATGAGATGTCGATCTGGCAGGTAGTTTTGAACGGGTTCTTCCATCATGCATCCTTAGGGCTATTGATCGGAGATAGTCCTGGAGTTGTTCCTATTTTTCACTAGGATGTGagattgctctgagttcttctagtacTTCTCGGAtcctatcgtagggtgtatttgtcgcgcgtctttctttgacttcttgttctgattttcttctatcgtactcagctagatctgactcatatctgatccatgcttccttgcgctgcctagcacggcattgacatccttgtttcaatttgttttttctttctctggcttgcttttGATTTTtggtctcaccatcatgcccttggataaagggtgatatgttggactcagattcatccgatgacctgatgtcaGGTGCCTCTGGGGgggccaatggtgatcgaggatggcaaatcatgaatacttctcgtgcgtgagttgttctgtcatcggcgttggtttccatactgtcagagttgttgataacttcagtagaggcttcaaggtcgtagattgagtctccttcttggtagggtagagctattGTCGTTGTTGTGTCAACTAGCTAGGCACTGCTATCtttaggaacagaacctggctagtggatgatacagtcttgatATGTTACGGTTAGtatgagaccttcctgagctcctatcagtggtattccaagcactagattaagagatctttcgagctatgcctgataagacgttgccatgttgcgAAGACCAAACAAAAAAGGACCCatcttctttaaagtactctgagtgtactccaagttgtattcttgataggttgatgtcgtctTTTAGagccttgtcggaaaagaactcagttttctgaaagaactcggataagactccatctcaaaagcggagcctgagtttgaatcaGATGCATGAAGCCGCGAAAtttgagttggattggacatcatgagctacgcgaatcttctAGCAAGCTAATCTGTCGTTGTCACcgaaatggaaaggtcttgatgatgattcgaatcttcgaggagacggccttggagcttgccatcatcgcctgcctcgcagatccatgaaccaaagatgaaggttgatcccttaaaaaaatcatgttgtcaaggtccgtcgagctcttggatgcaaagtcgccaaaagcccctacctagcacgccaactatcgatgtttcaccaccgatagcctaccatggggtacccggggtagtatgttcgggcttcagcgtatgctaaACTTGATGGTAAACATaggagacagtcgatttatcctggttcgggccctcgattgtgatcgagtaatagccctacgtccagtcggccttagcctttgtgttggattgattatcaAGTGTCGTACAGTTGTTGTTCTCTGAACCCCCAAtccaaggagccctaccctcctttatatagtcaggaggccagagtcctagttggtttacaatgtagagtcctagtaggattacagggtaatattactactaggattacatgggaagaatcctagttagactagatcttctctcttccttgtggggtatcctatgggtcccacaTTGACAAACacttaatcctgtcatattcaaatgccagtggtttgatCCTGCAGTATCAAGAAAGTCCCATCAACTTGGGATAGTCGAAACTCGATAGGATTTCTTCTATCTAGGAGAAGAtttctatattgtggctcaacaagccacataagtttattattgtccataagcttgcaaaaccgacccacgtctttagggttggtatattgtgcacaaggtatcaccacacgatagattacctcgcccaaaccctgatgattacaacttgaacccaaacatgcatgacggagagttctatcaacaagaagaggggctactagggatgcttgagatagacttaaccagaGAGATCAAAATGAAAGCAGACGAGGAATGGGTCGTTGACGAGGATGCTGCAACTAAGGTGCATGATCCGAAGGACTTGGAAATGCTTGACGGACTACGACTATGCAAtgacaacgatgaggatgaggctgttgaggatttggacaatcttgatagtgatgacgatacctattgtccagataatcccgatcatgaagaatattagaaatacatataatactatgttattttgtaattacattttctttattttgcatctcttactaAGTACGTCTCATTTATCTGAACttactggtttactctttttaattgcaggtgatggggcccactaggaggagctACCCCTCGATTTACACCAACCGAAGGGACATGGCGGCgactgaggaggtggaggtgtcaGAGAGGCCGAGGAGGCCGAGAGGCAGGCTCAGGCAGGAGCCGTTGACTGACCCTGTGCACGACAACAACCTTCAGCACACGGTGGATGGGGATGGGGGTCCACGGATGGAGGACGAGGGGCAGTTCTAGCGACGGAGGATGAGGAGGTGGTGATGGTAGGGGGTTCCACTTCCTTTGGTACGTCAAAGCCCTACCAGCGAGGTCCCACAAagctcccgaagcgaccgatacctgttgagaggcgcccactgattgcacccgagggcgataagtaagtaacttcatatgttcttcatttgatatgttgaaaaatcataataacaagtaataactattgtggaccacttgtgcaggaactaggtGGGCGGCCCCGGCACGTAATGTGAATGGCATCCTAGGACTTCTATGCAAGGAACACTTCCCTGACCTGGTTAGGAAAGGAGATCAGGATTAGGAGCCGGCCTGGATGTTCGACCACTATGCCCTCGTGTAGGATGCTCCAGATCATAATGGCATCCGCTATAGAAACAAGGCAGATCAGGTGAttagggagttgtgggtaagtctttcttgcactacattcctcaattcctcgcattcattggacattcttgaaataaaataatggatacctcgtgttttatgcaggacttcttcagaatcTAGGAGGGATAGGAGGAAAgtgcgtatcaggtggcttacgcttcctgtaaAAGGCGTGTCATAGACTTGCACTACGAGCCCCGCAtctaggcccacatagactacaatGCCAAGTTCCTACTCAGGCGTGTCAATAGAGAGGAGGCAAGACGGATGACGCTAACAAGGGAGAAGTACATAcaggtaaatacaaaacatgaatattcatttcttttgagattaagtatgtctaatttgatcttctgatatgtcgtctACTTGATGTCCTGTAGGCCATTCTaagctggtgcgccacccaccccaATTGCTAGGAATATATTATGGACATCTGGTTGGACGGGGACTGGTAGAAGAAGCATGAGGAGGCCCACGACAGGTGTTTGtagatgccaggtgtacctcaccatcagggcagctgCAGCCTTAGCAAATATGCAaagacatatgtaagtctccatcattgctctaatctagccgcgctcaattctgcatcattTCTAACCGCATACTGTTGTCTTTCTCATAGTCGGatgcacatggtggccagccagttagtcaactcaaggcatatgctctggctcacatgggcaaggcgaTGGCTGACATCGAGTATGACCCAGATGCCCTGGTTGAGGCTTACACCAACTCCAACGTCCACACCCACCTCTCTTCGTACATGGAGATGGCATGGTCAGTCCATGGGCCGGGCTACGATCCGAGAACcaaggagcgccttgatcctcagctcgtgatgagggtggggcaaggcaagaagcatgggtggttctAGATTGGCGACGGCGTCCTCGACACAGCCTCTACTCCTCTCCACCAGCTCCGAGCATCGAGCACGAGCtcaagcgtgcccatacgccaacggccAACCATGGTGTTGGCACTCTAGGTAAGCATTCCTGTTTCATTCGTcattctttgacttttacataccttacctatgcattattgaaacattggggtcaaatgttgcaggccTAGGTGCAGGAACCACAGGCCGACCAGGAGGTCGAGCGGCAAAGGCTAtaggctttggaggcccagcgggagcaagatcagcggcagatggccgagatgatcaagttcatgaagcaaattggccagcaacaaggttgggcgatcccacagacgctgcttgctctagatccacctccacaacgtcTTGATTCTACCCCGATGAGTATAAGTAtgaagttttactttctatgctgaaacttagagaaacttagtgaaacctagtggtggtggtggtggtgtggtggtggtcatggtggtgtggtgttggtggtggtggtcacaatgttgtggtggtcatggtggtggtggtggtgaagtgttggtgatggtggtgatgtggtggtggtggtggtagtgcctGATATTTATCAtgcatatttatctcttctcttgtcgctcacgtgcaatctcttctattttgtgcagcatcaatcggggggcGGCAtcgaaccacctcggagggtgaaagctctagtttggttttggtgaattaatgaaaccctaagtgctaacctagtttatcaaatgatcatgagataggtagcacactccaagtgatgaagcaaatgaagatcatagcatgataaagatgatggcatggtgatgatcgggtgcttcgacttggaaagaagaaagagaaaaacaaaaagctcaaggcaaaggtataatttgtaggagctattttgttttggtgatcaagacacttagagagtgtgatcacatttaggtttgatagccgtactattaagaggggtgaaactcgtatcggaatgcagttatcaaagtgccactagatgctctaactcattgcatatgtatttaggatctagtggagtgctaacacccttgaaaatgtttgtgaaaatacgctaacacatatgcacaaggtgatacacttggtggttgacacatttgatcaagggtggtgaagtttaggtgcaagggtaagaaactccaccggcggagtgtccgcccatagagtgcggacagtccgacggtgccaccggtgccctagacagaaaagacggaggtcactgtgagtgaccggacactggcctcagttggaccagagcgtccggtcagtggcagcagaggacgtgcgttttggtctcatgaccggacgctgggtcactcagcgaccgaacgctggcagggtgcgtccgatcagtgctgatgtacgctgacgtAGGGCATACAGAGGTAAccctgtgtgaccggacgctggctgtgtccggtcgggaaaaatcgcgtttggaaccttactggaaacaatcggacgctaaggtccagcgtccggtcactttctaactgacgcgtctggtcagcaGATGACCGTTAAAATCTGACGAactgtatttgaagcaggggacatgtggcgtgaatcacgtgatcggacgctggcagcgtccgatcgatcgaaccagagcgtccggtcaccctgtgctgtgcccagtgaaggggtacaacgactctatttcgtgggggcttctatttaagccccatggctggctcaagctcacgctcttgcacattttcattgacatagcaaccttgtgagctcagcaaaagccctcccactcattttcatcattgattcatcatcttaatgagattgggagtgatccaagtgcattgcttgagtgattgcatctagaggcacttggtgttcgtgtttcgctgtggatttcgcttgttactcttggtggttgccgccacctagatggcttggagcagcgaggatcgttgagcggagggtggtgattgtctctagcttcgatcgtggtgattgtgaggggttcttgacctttccccggcgaagcaccaaaaggtactctagtggattgctcgtggcttgtatgatcttcatcttgtgttggttgtgcggcaccctattgagggtttggcgtgtgaagccaattagcgcgtgaacctccaagtgagtgaatcgccacaacgaggactagcttgccggcaagcaagtgaaccttggtaaaaatcattgtgttcatcattgattccgaggtgattggtcatcattgttattcatctttgtgattgattggttcattcatctacacggcggtataaccctcttgatcactctctttactttaccgcaaactagttgacaagctctttagtgtagctagttgtgagagcctgcatgcttggttggtgtggctctttagttagcctttgagagcacactaacataggatagtgtcattgctcttgtgtaaattgacactatctaaactagaattgtggtaggtggcttgcattttgagtaggctagcgcaacacttgctttgcctcataattgtctaaccatttggttaaatgttgttgtagaaatttttataaggctatccacccccctctagccattaggacctttcagagggtCGCCGGGATTGCACTTTGGGCCATCCCAACCCGGACTGtcgccgtgagcttcaaatggcagccgttgtgatataatgcacttgtgaactatgcttgtgtgtttggactttggacttgggagtcgagattgtgatacttgtatgctatgtttgtgtttgtggtggattgtgatatacatttgtattatatatatatgatgtatatatatatgatgtatatcttgtttgcaacgatggaagactaaaaaccaaaaaaaataaattttttcacttctttgccaagtgtcatgaccataacactcggcaaagctgagaatctgggacactaagctttctagctttgccgagtgccatggtcaaggcactcggcaaagaaaattaaaaaaaaaactgcgttgccgagtgcctacctatagcactcggcaaagaaaatccaaaaaaaagaaaacaagctttgtcgagtgccagatgcaggcactcggcaaagcatttttttaaaaaaaaaaataaaaaaatagatttctttgccgagtgtcgacgtgtggcactcggcaaaggggccgtCACCGTGACCTGGGCATCACGATTGCtttgttttgccgagtgccgtcgtggcactcgggaaatcctttaccgagtgctcgacatgtggcactcgacaaaaaaaccTTTACCGTAAAGAATATAGTGACAACTCTTTATCGAGTATAAAATcttttttaccgagtgcaattgcactcgacAAAACATCCGTCCCCTGTAGGGATGGAGGCAGCTCATTTGGTCCGATGCAAGCGGACAACTTTATCTCCTTCCTTGCTGCATGTATTCAACTTTATTCCCTGGGGGACCAACGGAGGCAGCTCCCTTCTCTTGCTGCAACGCGCGCTCCAAAGGATACTTCATCTTTTTGTCAGATGGAGCTATGGACTCCTCTACGGCACGCTGCGAGACTACGGACTTGTTTAGATTAGGTTAGAAATTAGTATTCGGTATAGTagtatttttgtttgtatttgataattattgtttaattatgatttaactaggcttaaaagattcatctcgtaatttacaatcaaattatgtaattagttatttttttatctacatttaatactctatatatgtgttaaagATTTAatatgatgaagagagagtgaaagaACTTGCCATCTAAACCAGCCCTACTACTCATGATGCTATAGACTTGAGAAGTAAACGTGGAGGTTGAGGCAGTAGTCCACGGTGGTGCGTTGGGAAGCCCTTAGCCACCAGAGAGGCCCCGACTGCTTCATTTGACAAAAAGTTAGAACACGTAGGGCACGTGTTGGAGGCTCACGGCAAGGAAGAAGTGCTTGCTGGTACATGGTTTTTTGGGACCACCACCACCCAAGGATTTGCACGCCAGGCTAATGATAGGGACGTCTCTGCAAATGCACAACCTGGATGACAACTtatgttggaaaagaagtagcatcCTATTGTACTTTATatgttgtctttttttttttatctatgtGGTCTTTGACTATTACTCGAGGCTAACACCTCTATCAACCTGTGTTGGTGAAGCCATAACAAGTACATTTGCATTGCATTATATTATTATATCTTATTTGTGTTGAATATTTTACCTTACTAGACCAGTTTAATATGCTACTCAAATCATAggatgttttggcttttttagataattttttgtactatgtatttagatatagtgTAGTATATGCTTTTTTTCTATGTATCTAATCATAGTGCAGTATCTATgtacatagtaaaagctatatatctagaaaaatcaaaacatcttatGATTTAAAATTGAAAGAGCAGTTGATATGATTGAAATCTATGCATATTTTTTTTTTGTGCGGCAGAGACAGCAACATATAGAAAAACCTAAAGTTCATCTAAATACATTTTGTTTAGAATTTTATGTGTGCAAAGATAGGTGGAGTTCCACTAATGATAAATTTAGTTCAAAACATCTCAGTGAAATTTGAAGGAAAGAGAGTTGCACCAAAAAGTTATAAGCAAATTTGCCTGATGCGGAGTCAGACCGAAAGAACTGGACAGAAAGTTCCATGAACCAAATAAAGTTTGCAGAATAAGCGATACTCAGATAGGTCCATGCTTCTCCATGGCGAACAAACATGATAAAAAAGGCTCAGCAGTGCCTATCTGCTAAGCAAATGGAAATGGAACACTAGCCTCGTCAAATATTCAAATATGCCTTCTAGCCTGCTACATAGCACAAGATACTAGTACAACAACAGTGCAATTAATCACTCGGCTGTCTCTCCCTCTATACATGCCTCCTTCACTGCAAGTGGTTCATACCAGGCAGGCTCAAAGCCAGCAGCTTTCCTCGCCTCCGTGTTGAAGGGAGGCTTCAGGGGTCCCCGGAAATATTCTCTTACAACCCCGTGGAAAATCCTAATGACTGCCTCTTCGTCTTTGTCAATACTGTCATCAAGTTTGCACTTGGCCAATCCATCCTTGACATGTTCGATCGCCTTAACTTGACCATTAGCATCTTCTGCAATCCTGGATGGCAGTTTATCTTCCACCTGCTGGACCATCTTGTCATCATTGCTAACATCTTTTGCCAGTATGGGTGTCGGTTCACCTTCAGCCTCCCGAGCTGTCTTACCATCAGCAGTACCATCCCCAGACAGCAAAAAGAAACGGGGTTCCAGTTCAGGAACTGGATATGAGGTTGGGTGATTACCGTCGGACCTAAGGCACAGGTACCTGAACCATCTAACACCAGCCGCGCAATGTGTTACCTCTTCAGGATAAATAATATCTTCTAGTAGTCTCGCTGTTTGTTCATCCCCACCTGCTCGGAATCTTGATATGGTTGTTGGAAGGACATCTAATCCCCTAGCCTGAAATTCCAAATGAACATTTATTAGTTGTTTAGTTGTCTGAAAAAACTGCTGATTTCTGATGCTAAATGGAAGTGGGGAAAACCCAGTTCGAAAAAAACTTATTAGTTATTCATGTGTACATGTGATTCATAAGAGTTTATCATCTCATGGGCAGTGCAGCTAAATGATATCCTTCATGTAATTCAGATAACTGCAGCCTTATAAATCTGCAGACCACTTAAGTGATCACAGTTAGCCTCGCATGCAGCATCTGATGGGCAATAAGCTTAAGAAAACATTTCTAAGTGCAGGAAAAACAGTTAAAGATCTGGAAAGATGTCTTTGTAAGTTTAGAGAAGAAACTGCATTAAAGGGTTACTTATTCCCCTGCAGGATATCTGTTTTCATATCATACCCTATGTCCAATTACCATATCAATTCTCAAATTGCATCCTCTTGCGTAATTAATTGGCTGACAGTACAAATAAAGAAGTTGCATTTATGCTATCAAAACCTCAaacatggtacagtgtttttctctcacaacaaatcagccgcagaaaccatcagccgaagaGACCTTTGATCTCACTTGTTCAATAGCTCCGTGGCCTGTGACCACCCCAAACCTTTGATCTTTAAATTTTTTTACTACAACGCTGAGTTGATGACCAAGAGAATTTACTGATAACTCCATCCCCAATTGCTCTTGCTAACTTCAGGAAACATTGGAATGGATAGAAAAATGAAGTAATCGAGTAAGTTTTTTCCTGCCTGTTCTTCAAGCTTTCTGGTTTGAGAGAACATCCACCTTCCAAATCTCATTTTTTATCAGTTTACTCATAAACTCATGGTGGCCAATTTTTAAGGAGATCTTCATGGTGGCAGCATGGACAATCTGGACACACTGAAATGGTGTCAGTTTTGGCAGCGACAAGGTGGAAGAAATCCTTCAATGATGAATTGGAGTTGATTGTTCTTATGGCCAAGACTTGTAAGAATATCTTCTTAGAAGTTGGCTAGATTCCTCTTCTTAGTTTTGTtcttttgtgtttttcctttctaAGAACATCGACCTCACTCTTACCAGGACTAATCGGACTTGGCAAAGAAATGCAGATTAATGTGTTGGGACCAATAGTGCCTTGAATTGAATAAATGTATGTATGTATTGCAAAGGCATTGCTCCTCACCTCGTGGACACAGTGCTCGACGGCGAGGCGCGCGAGGAGGCTATGCGAGGTGCGCATCGCCGAGTCCCATAGCCCGTCGTGCGCCGGGAGGGCGCCGTAGTGCGACCCGAGGCCCCTGAGCCGCGCCGAGAGCACCGTGTAGTGCCTCCCCTCGTCCTGCGCGACGCGCGCGAAGTCGTCGAAGAACTCGCGGGGCATCCGCATCGCGGCGCCGAACCGGGCGACGATGTCCCAGGAGAGGTCGACGGCCCAGCTCTCGGTGTGCGCCAGCGAGTGGAGCATGGCGAGCCGGCTCTGCGCGCTGCCGCCCTTGCCCAGCTTGGGCATCCGCGACGGCGGGAGCAGCCGCACCCCGGCGCTCCGGGCGGGGCGGTCGGGCGGCGGGCGCGCGGGGCGGGACGGGTCGTAGGGGAGCGGGATGTCCCCGCGCAGCCACCGCGACGCGGCGAGGTCCCCGAGGCGGGCCTTCTCGTCCGGGTCGGCCGTGGAGAGGATCTCCAGCGCCCAGTCCACCAGCGTCTTGGGAGGTTCGTGGGACTCCGTGCCGCCGCTGGCGGTGACGGGTTCGCCGGCTGTAGCCTCCATCTGCAGTAGCACGCGCGGCACGGAATGAGTCCCGGAGttctagccgccgccgccgccgtcgcagcGTGTCTAGGGTGGTCGTCAGCCTCGGACAGGAATGTCTCTTCCTTCCGGAATGGGCCGTCTTTCCCTTTCTGGCCTTCTGGGCCGTTTGACGCGGGCCGAATTTTCTTCTCTTTTATATATCTTTCATGAGTTGCTAAAAAAATATATCTTCCATGTATAAACTTCGATGTTGCTAAAAAAAATGTATAAACTTCGattctg harbors:
- the LOC136530889 gene encoding uncharacterized protein, with the protein product MEATAGEPVTASGGTESHEPPKTLVDWALEILSTADPDEKARLGDLAASRWLRGDIPLPYDPSRPARPPPDRPARSAGVRLLPPSRMPKLGKGGSAQSRLAMLHSLAHTESWAVDLSWDIVARFGAAMRMPREFFDDFARVAQDEGRHYTVLSARLRGLGSHYGALPAHDGLWDSAMRTSHSLLARLAVEHCVHEARGLDVLPTTISRFRAGGDEQTARLLEDIIYPEEVTHCAAGVRWFRYLCLRSDGNHPTSYPVPELEPRFFLLSGDGTADGKTAREAEGEPTPILAKDVSNDDKMVQQVEDKLPSRIAEDANGQVKAIEHVKDGLAKCKLDDSIDKDEEAVIRIFHGVVREYFRGPLKPPFNTEARKAAGFEPAWYEPLAVKEACIEGETAE